TTTATTAAGTGATGAAGGATTGACCCAGAATGTGTTTAGAGTTTGAAATCTGCACTCTGCCATCCTTCATCCTCAAACAAACTCAACACGGCAGGGAGTAGGGAGTGACAATAGACCTTAACCACCTGTCATTTATTTGATGTCACATTCTTACAGGTATCGCTTTGAGCAACGGTTACTTAtggaaaaagcagagaaagtttGCCAACTGTCATCTGCGTTACTTTGGAGAGGGACATAAGAGTCTGGAAAAATATATCGAAGTGGAGTGCAGCTTTCTTTGTGAGGCCTTCAAAGAGGAGCAAGGCAAGTGGCCTTACGAAGGTGGTTTATTTGCTACATGTGATGCACTGACTTAAATTGAATTCCTAATATTTCCAGGAAGACCATTTAATCCCCACTACATGATGAAAATGGCAGTGAGTAACATAATATGCTCCGTGGTCTTTGGACATCGATTTGAATACTCGGATCCAAGCTTACGCAAAGTTCTGGAGCTGGACAACGAAGCCATTGTGCTCTCTGGCTCACTTCGGACTCAGGTAGttccttttttaattgttgtgcTTTTATAGAAACTccatcttgtttgtctctaactGATCTGAGAGTTTATCCCTTCAAACAGCTGTATGATGTCATTCCTGGCTTGATGAAGTACCTGCCAGGACCCCACCAGACGGTCCACGCTAACTACAGGGAGATCCTCTCCTTTTTGATGAAGGAAATAGAGAAACATCAGGAGGAGTGGAACCCAGATGACCCTCGAGATTATATTGATGTGTACCTGGCAGAGATGAAAAAGGTAAGAGTTTATGCAAAACAAAGGTTATGGaggataaaaacacagaaaaattgTTGGAAGTTATATTTCCTTGAACCAACATGTACAAAGTGTAATAATGTATAAAGCTAGATGTTTGATGtgataaaataacaaagattCTTCATGGCGCTTTAGCACAAAGAGGATCCTCTGGCTGGCTTCAACATTGAGACACTGCAGTTTTGCACCCTTGACCTGATTGAGGCTGGAACAGAATCAGCTGCCAACACGTTACGCTGGGCCCTTGTATACATGATGAACTTCCCAGAGATACAGGGTTAGTTTTTATTCCTTACATAAAGCAATTGAATATTCCAGTGAATGGTAGCTGATGATGATAAAGAATTTTATCCACGATGAACTTCAAGTTTGACCTCTGCTTTGTCCCTCAGAGAAGGTCCAGGCGGAGATAGACAGAGTAATCGGACAGTCTCGTCAGCCCACCATAGCTGACAGACCAAACCTACCGTACACTGAAGCTGTCGTTCACGAGAGCCAGCGGTTTGGAAACATTGCTCCCATGGGATTTCCTAAAATGGCGAGTAAAGACACAACACTGGGAGGATACTTCATCCCCAAGGTAGGAGAAAATTCACCAAACATTCCAGGAGAcaaatgtcatgttttaaaatgtgtaaatgaatATATTCACTTATAAAGCAAGTTAAGCACCTGGACAAAGTGATGGAAATTAAATGAATCTGTGCATGCTGAAAAATCAAGTGAGGATAATGCTGACCAATGCATCTATGAGGCATTCTCTGTCCACTTGATGCCACCGCCTATCTCCTTTGGTCCCACTAGTGCAGGGGAGGGCAACTCTGGTCCTCTaagaccactatcctgcatgttttacttggtcctctgctccaacacacctgatttgaatcagtgggtgattaacaggcttctgcagaacacgaagaggtgattttaccactgaatcaggtgcgttggagcaaggaaacaaagaaaacatgcaggatagtggcactcgaggactCGGATTGCCTATCCCTGCTCTAGTGCCATCTTCTTGCAAACTATGGCAAAGATGCAGCACGTAAACCTTGTAAACAAAGCTTCCGTTAACATATCCATTGTTGGTCCACTTGTGAAGCAAATTGCACCCAAAAAGAATTATTCCTTCTTGGTGCATAACTTGTTTTGTCAGTGAGTAAGTTTGTACACAGCTGAGATTGACAACATGTTCTCTCTTCTTGTCCAGGGCACAGCTATTACTACAAATCTGGCATCTGTACTGTTTGATAAAAATGAGTGGGAGACTCCAGATGTCTTTAATCCTGGGCATTTCTTGGATTCAGAGGGAAAGTTCCTCAGAAAGGAAGCCTTCTTGCCATTTTCAGCAGGTTGTTCTTAAGCGTTTtcgtctgtttttttatatgcaaAAATGAATGGACTTTTGCAAtattctgttgtatttaaaaatgcCACCAACACTGAAGACAGCAAGCTAAATGTTTCTGATATTTCACCGCAGGTAAACGTGTTTGTATAGGAGAGAACCTGGCCAAAATGgagctgtttcttttcttcacaacTCTTCTCCAGCACTTCACCTTTGTTCCTGTCCCAGGAGAAATGCCCAGCTTGGAGGGTGTGATGGGCTTCACTTATTCTCCTCAGGAGTTCAGGATGCTGGCTGTGCCTCGCTGATGTTTTTGCAACCACACAACAAGCATCAGTGaattttactttgtatttttttgattCCACATTGTATAAAACCTCATAATAGTCATTTATTGAAGTGTGATAGCAACTTCATATTGATTTATACATGAACTGTGATTAAGTTGATCAGTTCACATGatgagtaagaaaaaaaatatacataattttgcatttttcaaGTATAATTCATATTGTATAATATCCTAAACCTATaatggtttcattttttgtcaGTATGAAGCCTGAAATGTGCCTCAGATATGTATCTACATTTATCTATGACCTGTGTAACTTCAATAAAGACTTTGACCTTCTTAgattaaacagcattttgtaTTCATGTTACACAAGCAGTTCTGTGAACTTTGTATCTTTTGGCAATTTATTAAATGATTTGACAGCTCTTTGAAGACTCATTAATcataattagttttcttttctgtaggATAGCTCTGTTATGTGGAAACTTAGGTGTGGCTTAGTATTAAATTCAATGTTtatcaatagttttttttttccttaacaaGTATTAGTTCTGTCACACTTAAGTCAGTATTTTCCCCTtaattttggacattttcacAAAGGTTTAAATAGAGATCCCCAATAACTAAAGTACACATACAACACTTTCATGCTGTATCTTACATTCTGCTTTTATGATACAGTTTACATGAAGGTAAAGGGAAATTTGAAAAATTGGCACAGCACTGACTAGACCGAGTAATGTTGCTCATTAGCTCTCCTCTCGTGACAAAATTTGGCAATGgaataacattttaattaaaaggaaGGCTTTTTTTGAAAAAGCGTAGATTTTTACACATTATCCATGTGATTGATTTTAGTTTCCAAACCAGTCCAACTCATTTCAAAGTCATCTACACAATAAATCTAGTGTGTGGCTTTTGCCACTGCTGTACTTTGTATTGTTATCTGCTTATTTTGCAACATCTGACCTCTGACTAGTGTTGGCATAATTCATGGCAAAGGTGGAGGACCTGAAAGCAGGATAAAGCAGCAGGTGAAAGGGGAGATGCAAACAAAGTCTTCAGTATACAGACTCTGGAGGAAGCAtaggttaaataaaagtcagcattcaatgaatgaatgcatatcaccccctgcctttcatgccagagctttagactCAGATTAtttcatgttga
The Kryptolebias marmoratus isolate JLee-2015 linkage group LG24, ASM164957v2, whole genome shotgun sequence DNA segment above includes these coding regions:
- the LOC108230688 gene encoding cytochrome P450 2J2, with translation MIFQALFAQIDFTSWLLLVFLLLLLMDVVKNWRPRNFPPGPWAVPFLGNVFTGVDFKSINKLTKEYGPVLSLRKGSERFVFISGYKMVKEALVNQLDSFIDRPIVPLFDVIYKGLGIALSNGYLWKKQRKFANCHLRYFGEGHKSLEKYIEVECSFLCEAFKEEQGRPFNPHYMMKMAVSNIICSVVFGHRFEYSDPSLRKVLELDNEAIVLSGSLRTQLYDVIPGLMKYLPGPHQTVHANYREILSFLMKEIEKHQEEWNPDDPRDYIDVYLAEMKKHKEDPLAGFNIETLQFCTLDLIEAGTESAANTLRWALVYMMNFPEIQEKVQAEIDRVIGQSRQPTIADRPNLPYTEAVVHESQRFGNIAPMGFPKMASKDTTLGGYFIPKGTAITTNLASVLFDKNEWETPDVFNPGHFLDSEGKFLRKEAFLPFSAGKRVCIGENLAKMELFLFFTTLLQHFTFVPVPGEMPSLEGVMGFTYSPQEFRMLAVPR